A genomic segment from Klebsiella africana encodes:
- the arcB gene encoding aerobic respiration two-component sensor histidine kinase ArcB, protein MKQIRMLAQYYVDLMMKLGLVRFSMLLALALVVLAIVVQMAVTMVLHGQVESIDVIRSIFFGLLITPWAVYFLSVVVEQLEESRQRLSRLVDKLEEMRERDLKLNVQLKDNIAQLNQEISEREKAEAERETTLEQLKIEMKEREETQIQLEQQSSFLRSFLDASPDLVFYRNEDKEFSGCNRAMELLTGKSEKQLIHLKPQDVYNEEAAEKVLETDEKVFRHNVSLTYEQWLDYPDGRKACFEIRKVPYYDRVGKRRGLMGFGRDITERKRYQDALERASRDKTTFISTISHELRTPLNGIVGLSRILLDTELTSEQEKYLKTIHVSAVTLGNIFNDIIDMDKMERRKVQLDNQPVDFTSFLADLENLSGLQAQQKGLRFVLEPSLPLPHKVITDGTRLRQILWNLISNAVKFTPQGGGVNVRVRYDEGDILHFEVEDSGIGIPEAEQDKIFAMYYQVKDSHGGKPATGTGIGLAVSRRLARNMGGDISVTSQPGKGATFTLTVHAPAIAEEVEDTLAEDDMPLPALNVLLVEDIELNVIVARSVLEKLGNSVDVAMTGKAALEMFEPGEYDLVLLDIQLPDMTGLDISRELKQRFAADELPPLVALTANVLKNKKEYLDAGMDDVLSKPLSVPALTAMIKKFWDAPDEETQDAPATDRHKADAVLDTDMLEQYIELVGPKLINDGLAVFEKMMPGYMSVLESNLTARDQKGIVEEGHKIKGAAGSIGLRHIQQLGQQIQTPDLPAWSDNVAEWVEEMKSEWQNDVAVLKAWVAKASKK, encoded by the coding sequence ATGAAGCAAATTCGTATGCTGGCGCAGTATTATGTCGACCTGATGATGAAGCTGGGTCTGGTCCGCTTTTCGATGCTGTTGGCTCTTGCGCTGGTGGTGTTGGCCATCGTGGTACAGATGGCGGTTACCATGGTGCTGCATGGCCAGGTGGAAAGCATCGACGTTATCCGCTCTATCTTCTTTGGCCTGCTGATCACGCCTTGGGCGGTCTATTTTCTCTCAGTAGTGGTGGAACAGCTTGAAGAGTCCCGCCAGCGTCTTTCGCGGCTGGTGGATAAGCTGGAGGAGATGCGCGAACGCGATCTGAAGCTGAACGTACAGCTGAAAGATAACATCGCGCAGTTGAATCAGGAGATTAGTGAACGTGAAAAGGCGGAAGCCGAGCGTGAGACCACCCTTGAGCAGTTGAAGATCGAGATGAAAGAGCGTGAAGAGACGCAGATCCAGCTCGAACAGCAATCCTCCTTTCTGCGCTCCTTCCTTGATGCCTCCCCGGACCTGGTGTTCTACCGCAATGAGGATAAGGAGTTTTCAGGCTGTAACCGGGCGATGGAGCTGTTGACCGGCAAAAGTGAGAAACAGCTGATCCACCTCAAACCGCAGGACGTCTATAACGAAGAGGCGGCGGAAAAGGTGCTGGAGACCGACGAGAAGGTATTCCGCCACAATGTATCGCTGACCTATGAGCAGTGGCTGGACTATCCCGATGGCCGCAAAGCGTGCTTTGAAATCCGCAAGGTCCCCTACTACGATCGCGTCGGTAAGCGTCGCGGCCTGATGGGCTTCGGCCGCGATATCACCGAACGTAAACGCTATCAGGACGCTCTTGAGCGCGCCAGCCGGGATAAAACCACCTTTATTTCCACCATCAGTCATGAGCTGCGTACCCCGCTAAACGGGATCGTCGGGCTGAGCCGTATTTTGCTGGATACCGAACTGACCAGTGAGCAGGAAAAATACCTGAAAACTATCCATGTCTCGGCGGTGACGCTGGGGAATATCTTCAATGATATTATTGATATGGACAAAATGGAGCGCCGCAAGGTTCAGCTCGATAACCAGCCGGTGGACTTCACCAGCTTCCTTGCCGACCTTGAAAACCTATCTGGCCTGCAGGCCCAACAGAAGGGACTACGTTTCGTACTGGAGCCCTCGTTACCGCTACCGCATAAAGTGATCACCGACGGTACGCGTCTGCGGCAGATCCTGTGGAATCTTATCAGCAACGCCGTGAAGTTTACCCCTCAGGGCGGCGGGGTGAACGTCCGCGTGCGCTATGACGAAGGCGATATCCTGCACTTCGAAGTGGAAGACTCCGGAATTGGTATTCCTGAAGCGGAACAGGACAAAATTTTCGCCATGTATTACCAGGTCAAAGACAGCCACGGCGGCAAACCGGCCACCGGCACCGGGATTGGTCTCGCCGTCTCGCGTCGTCTGGCGCGTAATATGGGCGGCGATATCAGCGTTACCAGCCAGCCGGGCAAAGGGGCGACCTTTACGCTTACCGTCCATGCGCCTGCCATTGCGGAAGAAGTGGAAGATACGCTGGCGGAAGACGACATGCCATTACCGGCGCTCAACGTGCTGCTGGTGGAAGACATTGAGCTCAACGTTATTGTGGCCCGTTCAGTGCTGGAAAAACTGGGTAACAGCGTTGATGTGGCGATGACCGGGAAAGCCGCGCTGGAGATGTTCGAGCCAGGCGAATATGACCTTGTGCTGTTGGATATTCAGCTACCGGACATGACCGGCCTGGATATTTCCCGTGAACTGAAACAGCGCTTTGCCGCTGACGAGCTACCGCCACTGGTGGCCCTGACCGCCAACGTGCTGAAGAATAAGAAAGAGTACCTCGACGCCGGGATGGACGATGTGCTGAGCAAGCCGCTATCGGTGCCTGCGCTGACGGCCATGATCAAAAAATTCTGGGATGCGCCGGATGAGGAGACGCAGGACGCGCCGGCGACCGATCGGCATAAAGCCGATGCGGTGCTGGATACCGATATGCTGGAGCAATACATCGAGCTGGTCGGGCCGAAGCTTATCAACGATGGTCTCGCGGTGTTTGAGAAGATGATGCCGGGTTATATGTCGGTTCTGGAGTCTAATTTAACCGCCCGCGACCAAAAAGGAATCGTCGAAGAGGGCCATAAAATCAAGGGCGCGGCAGGTTCTATCGGACTGCGCCACATCCAGCAGCTGGGCCAGCAGATCCAGACTCCGGATCTGCCTGCCTGGTCTGATAATGTCGCTGAATGGGTTGAAGAGATGAAATCCGAGTGGCAAAACGATGTAGCGGTGCTGAAGGCGTGGGTGGCGAAAGCCAGCAAAAAATGA
- the elbB gene encoding isoprenoid biosynthesis glyoxalase ElbB gives MKKIGVVLSGCGVYDGSEIHEAVITLLAIARNGAQAVCFAPDKPQRDVINHLTGEPLMEQRNVLIEAARIARGDILPLAQARAETLDALIVPGGFGAAKNLSSFAAEGSECLVDPELRDLALAMHQAGKPLGFMCIAPAMLPKIFAFPLRITIGTDLDTADVVEEMGAEHVPCPVDDIVVDEDNKVVTTPAYMLAEDIAQAASGIEKLVARVLALSA, from the coding sequence ATGAAAAAAATTGGTGTGGTACTGAGCGGCTGCGGCGTGTACGACGGCAGTGAAATCCATGAGGCAGTTATTACCCTGCTGGCGATCGCGCGTAACGGCGCGCAGGCAGTATGCTTTGCGCCCGATAAACCGCAGCGCGACGTCATCAACCATCTGACGGGTGAGCCGCTGATGGAACAGCGCAACGTGCTGATTGAAGCGGCGCGTATCGCCCGCGGTGACATCCTGCCGCTGGCGCAGGCGCGTGCGGAGACGCTGGACGCGCTGATCGTCCCTGGCGGCTTCGGCGCGGCGAAAAATTTAAGTAGCTTCGCCGCCGAAGGCAGCGAATGCCTGGTGGATCCCGAGCTGCGGGACCTGGCGCTGGCGATGCATCAGGCCGGCAAGCCGCTGGGCTTTATGTGCATTGCCCCAGCGATGCTGCCGAAAATCTTTGCGTTTCCGCTGCGGATAACCATTGGGACCGATCTTGATACCGCCGATGTGGTGGAAGAAATGGGGGCAGAGCACGTGCCTTGCCCGGTCGATGACATCGTGGTGGATGAAGACAACAAAGTGGTCACCACGCCGGCGTATATGCTGGCGGAGGACATTGCGCAAGCCGCCAGCGGAATTGAGAAGCTGGTGGCCCGCGTGCTGGCGCTGAGCGCATGA
- the mtgA gene encoding monofunctional biosynthetic peptidoglycan transglycosylase, whose product MRLRVAPLALLKRLVLRLLLIAAVFWGGGIALFSVLPVPFSAVMLERQVSAWLSGDFHYLAHSDWVAMDKISPWMGLAVMAAEDQKFPEHWGFDVSAIEKALAHNERHETRIRGASTLSQQTAKNLFLWDGRSWLRKGLEAGLTIGIETVWSKKRILTVYLNIAEFGDGIFGVEAAAQRYFHKPASQLTPGEAALLAAVLPNPIRYRADAPSGYVRSRQAWILRQMRQLGGEGFMREHKLY is encoded by the coding sequence ATGAGGCTCCGCGTTGCGCCCCTTGCGCTGTTAAAACGTTTGGTGCTGCGCCTGCTACTGATCGCCGCTGTCTTCTGGGGCGGGGGTATTGCGTTGTTTAGCGTGCTGCCGGTACCGTTTTCGGCGGTGATGCTTGAGCGGCAGGTGAGCGCCTGGCTGTCCGGCGATTTCCATTATCTGGCGCATTCCGACTGGGTCGCCATGGATAAGATCTCTCCGTGGATGGGGCTGGCGGTGATGGCGGCCGAAGATCAGAAGTTCCCGGAACACTGGGGATTTGACGTATCGGCGATAGAGAAAGCGCTGGCGCACAATGAACGTCACGAGACGCGGATTCGCGGCGCGTCAACGCTGTCGCAGCAGACGGCAAAGAACCTGTTTTTATGGGATGGCCGTAGCTGGCTGCGCAAGGGGCTGGAGGCCGGGCTGACCATCGGCATAGAAACCGTGTGGAGTAAAAAGCGGATCCTGACCGTCTACCTGAATATTGCCGAGTTCGGCGATGGAATATTTGGTGTGGAAGCGGCCGCCCAGCGCTATTTTCATAAACCTGCCAGCCAGTTGACGCCGGGTGAAGCGGCGCTGCTGGCCGCGGTGCTGCCAAACCCGATCCGCTATCGCGCCGATGCGCCCTCGGGCTATGTGCGCAGCCGCCAGGCCTGGATCCTGCGCCAGATGCGACAGCTGGGAGGGGAAGGGTTCATGCGCGAGCATAAGCTCTATTAA
- the npr gene encoding PTS phosphocarrier protein NPr, producing MTVKQTVEITNKLGMHARPAMKLFELMQNFDAEVLLRNDEGTEAEANSVIALLMLDSAKGRQIEVEASGPQEVEALAAVIALFNAGFDED from the coding sequence ATGACCGTAAAGCAGACCGTTGAGATCACCAATAAGCTGGGCATGCACGCCCGCCCGGCGATGAAGCTGTTTGAGCTGATGCAGAATTTCGATGCCGAAGTACTGCTGCGCAACGATGAAGGAACCGAGGCGGAGGCAAACAGCGTGATTGCCCTGCTGATGCTGGACTCGGCGAAAGGGCGACAGATAGAGGTGGAGGCCAGCGGTCCGCAGGAAGTGGAAGCCCTCGCCGCGGTGATTGCCCTGTTTAACGCTGGCTTTGACGAAGACTAA
- the rapZ gene encoding RNase adapter RapZ yields the protein MVLMIVSGRSGSGKSVALRALEDMGFYCVDNLPVVLLPDLARSLADRNISAAVSIDVRNMPESPEIFEQAMQNLPECFSPQLLFLDADRNTLIRRYSDTRRLHPLSSKNLSLESAIDEESDLLEPLRSRADLIVDTSEMSVHELAEMLRTRLLGKRERELTMVFESFGFKHGIPIDADYVFDVRFLPNPHWDPKLRPMTGLDKPVAAFLDRHTEVHNFIYQTRSYLELWLPMLETNNRSYLTVAIGCTGGKHRSVYIAEQLADYFRSRGKNVQSRHRTLEKRKS from the coding sequence ATGGTACTGATGATCGTCAGCGGCCGCTCGGGCTCGGGGAAATCCGTCGCTCTGCGAGCGCTGGAAGATATGGGCTTTTACTGCGTGGATAACCTGCCGGTCGTGCTGTTGCCAGACCTGGCGCGGTCGCTGGCTGACCGCAATATCTCCGCGGCCGTCAGCATCGACGTGCGTAACATGCCGGAATCACCGGAGATCTTCGAGCAGGCGATGCAGAATCTGCCGGAATGCTTTTCGCCGCAGCTGCTGTTTCTCGATGCCGACCGCAATACCCTGATTCGCCGATACAGCGACACCCGTCGTCTGCATCCGCTGTCGAGCAAGAATCTGTCGCTGGAAAGCGCCATCGACGAAGAGAGCGATCTGCTGGAGCCCCTGCGCTCCCGCGCCGATCTGATCGTCGATACGTCCGAAATGTCGGTGCATGAACTGGCCGAGATGCTGCGTACTCGCCTGTTAGGCAAACGCGAGCGTGAATTGACGATGGTCTTCGAATCCTTCGGCTTTAAGCACGGTATCCCGATCGATGCCGATTACGTCTTTGACGTGCGCTTCCTGCCCAACCCGCACTGGGATCCGAAACTGCGCCCGATGACCGGTCTGGATAAACCTGTAGCCGCCTTCCTCGACCGGCATACCGAAGTGCACAACTTTATCTACCAGACCCGGAGCTATCTTGAGCTATGGTTACCGATGCTGGAGACCAACAATCGCAGCTATCTGACGGTGGCCATTGGCTGCACCGGCGGTAAACATCGTTCGGTTTATATTGCTGAACAACTGGCTGACTACTTCCGCTCGCGCGGCAAGAACGTGCAGTCTCGTCATCGGACGCTGGAAAAACGTAAATCATGA
- the ptsN gene encoding PTS IIA-like nitrogen regulatory protein PtsN: MMNNDSALQLSNVLNQECTRSQVHCQSKKRALEIISELAAKQLSLPPQVVFEAILTREKMGSTGIGNGIAIPHGKLEEDTLRAVGVFVQLETPIAFDAIDNQPVDLLFALLVPADQTKTHLHTLSLVAKRLADKAICRRLRAAQSDEELYEIITEAGSSDDA, from the coding sequence ATGATGAACAACGATTCGGCTCTACAACTGAGCAACGTCCTGAACCAGGAATGTACCCGTAGCCAGGTTCACTGCCAGAGCAAGAAGCGTGCTCTGGAAATCATTAGCGAACTGGCCGCCAAACAGTTAAGTTTGCCGCCGCAGGTGGTGTTCGAAGCGATCCTCACCCGTGAAAAAATGGGCAGTACCGGGATCGGCAATGGTATCGCCATTCCTCACGGTAAACTGGAAGAGGATACGCTGCGTGCTGTCGGTGTTTTTGTCCAGTTGGAAACCCCCATCGCCTTCGACGCGATCGACAATCAGCCTGTTGATCTGCTGTTCGCGCTGCTGGTGCCGGCCGACCAGACAAAGACTCATCTGCATACGCTCTCCCTGGTGGCCAAACGGCTGGCGGACAAAGCGATTTGCCGTCGCCTGCGCGCGGCGCAGAGCGATGAAGAGTTGTATGAGATCATCACCGAAGCAGGAAGCAGCGATGACGCATAA
- the hpf gene encoding ribosome hibernation promoting factor has protein sequence MQLNITGHNVEITPAMRDFVTAKFSKLEQFFDRINQVYIVLKVEKVTQIADANLHVNGGEIHASAEGQDMYAAVDGLIDKLARQLTKHKDKLKQH, from the coding sequence ATGCAGCTCAACATTACAGGACACAACGTCGAGATCACTCCCGCCATGCGCGACTTCGTTACAGCGAAGTTCAGCAAGCTGGAGCAATTTTTCGACCGGATCAATCAGGTCTATATTGTGTTAAAAGTAGAGAAAGTGACGCAAATTGCGGACGCGAATCTGCATGTCAACGGTGGCGAAATCCATGCCAGTGCGGAAGGGCAGGATATGTATGCAGCTGTCGATGGTCTTATTGATAAGCTGGCAAGACAGTTAACGAAGCACAAAGATAAACTAAAACAACACTAA
- the rpoN gene encoding RNA polymerase factor sigma-54 — MKQGLQLRLSQQLAMTPQLQQAIRLLQLSTLELQQELQQALESNPLLEQTDLHDEVEAKEVEDRESLDTVDALEQKEMPDELPLDASWDEIYTAGTPSGNGVDYQDDELPVYQGETTQTLQDYLMWQVELTPFTDTDRAIATSIVDAVDDTGYLTVQIEDIVDSIGDDEIGLEEVEAVLKRIQRFDPVGVAAKDLRDCLLIQLSQFAKETPWLEEARLIISDHLDLLANHDFRTLMRVTRLKEEVLKEAVNLIQSLDPRPGQSIQTSEPEYVIPDVLVRKVSGRWTVELNADSIPRLKINQQYAAMGNNARNDADGQFIRSNLQEARWLIKSLESRNDTLLRVSRCIVEQQQAFFEQGEEYMKPMVLADIAQAVEMHESTISRVTTQKYLHSPRGIFELKYFFSSHVNTEGGGEASSTAIRALVKKLIAAENPAKPLSDSKLTSMLSEQGIMVARRTVAKYRESLSIPPSNQRKQLV; from the coding sequence ATGAAGCAAGGTTTGCAATTAAGGCTTAGCCAACAGCTTGCCATGACGCCGCAGCTGCAGCAGGCGATTCGTTTGCTGCAGTTGTCCACGTTAGAACTCCAGCAAGAGCTCCAGCAAGCGCTGGAAAGTAACCCGTTGCTTGAGCAAACCGATCTTCACGACGAGGTAGAGGCAAAAGAGGTGGAGGACCGCGAGTCCCTCGATACCGTCGATGCGCTTGAGCAAAAAGAGATGCCCGACGAGCTGCCCCTCGATGCCAGTTGGGATGAGATCTATACCGCCGGCACGCCGTCGGGTAACGGCGTCGACTATCAGGACGACGAACTACCTGTCTATCAAGGTGAAACCACCCAGACGCTTCAGGATTACCTGATGTGGCAGGTTGAGCTGACGCCTTTCACCGACACCGACCGCGCAATTGCCACCTCCATCGTCGACGCCGTCGACGATACGGGCTACCTCACCGTTCAGATTGAAGATATCGTCGACAGCATCGGCGATGACGAGATCGGCCTGGAAGAGGTGGAAGCGGTCCTGAAGCGCATCCAGCGTTTTGATCCGGTTGGCGTCGCGGCAAAAGATCTGCGCGACTGCCTGCTGATCCAGCTGTCGCAATTCGCCAAAGAGACGCCGTGGCTGGAAGAGGCTCGGCTGATTATCAGCGATCATCTCGATCTGCTGGCAAACCATGATTTCCGCACCCTGATGCGGGTGACGCGCCTGAAAGAAGAGGTGCTGAAAGAGGCGGTGAACCTGATCCAGTCCCTGGATCCGCGTCCTGGCCAGTCCATTCAGACCAGCGAACCGGAATATGTCATCCCGGATGTGCTGGTGCGCAAGGTCAGCGGCCGCTGGACCGTGGAGCTCAACGCCGACAGCATTCCCCGGCTGAAAATTAATCAACAGTATGCAGCCATGGGCAACAACGCCCGCAATGACGCCGACGGCCAGTTCATTCGTAGCAATCTGCAGGAAGCCCGCTGGCTGATTAAAAGTCTGGAAAGCCGCAACGATACCCTGCTGCGCGTCAGCCGCTGCATCGTTGAACAACAGCAGGCTTTTTTCGAGCAGGGTGAAGAGTATATGAAGCCGATGGTGCTGGCCGATATCGCCCAGGCCGTCGAGATGCATGAATCGACGATTTCCCGTGTGACCACGCAAAAATATCTGCACAGTCCGCGCGGTATTTTTGAACTGAAGTATTTCTTTTCCAGCCATGTGAATACCGAAGGCGGCGGCGAAGCCTCGTCGACGGCCATTCGTGCGCTGGTGAAGAAGTTAATCGCCGCGGAAAACCCCGCGAAGCCGTTGAGCGACAGCAAGCTCACTTCCATGCTGTCCGAGCAGGGTATCATGGTGGCGCGCCGCACTGTCGCAAAGTACAGAGAGTCTTTATCCATCCCGCCGTCAAACCAGCGTAAACAACTGGTCTGA
- the lptB gene encoding LPS export ABC transporter ATP-binding protein → MATLTAKNLAKAYKGRRVVEDVSLTVNSGEIVGLLGPNGAGKTTTFYMVVGIVPRDAGNIIIDDEDISLLPLHARARRGIGYLPQEASIFRRLSVYDNLMAVLQIRDDLSSEQREDRAKELMEEFHIEHLRDSLGQALSGGERRRVEIARALAANPKFILLDEPFAGVDPISVIDIKRIIEHLRDSGLGVLITDHNVRETLAVCERAYIVSQGHLIAHGTPQQILEDEQVKRVYLGEDFRL, encoded by the coding sequence ATGGCAACCTTAACTGCGAAGAATCTCGCCAAAGCTTATAAAGGCCGCCGCGTGGTGGAAGATGTCAGTCTCACCGTTAACTCCGGGGAGATTGTCGGCTTGCTCGGCCCGAACGGCGCCGGTAAAACCACTACCTTCTACATGGTGGTCGGCATTGTGCCGCGCGACGCGGGCAATATTATTATCGATGACGAAGACATCAGTCTGCTGCCGCTGCACGCGCGCGCGCGCCGGGGCATCGGCTATCTGCCGCAGGAAGCCTCCATTTTCCGTCGCCTGAGCGTCTATGACAACCTGATGGCGGTTCTGCAGATCCGTGACGATTTGAGCAGCGAACAGCGGGAAGATCGTGCCAAAGAGCTGATGGAAGAGTTTCATATTGAGCACCTGCGCGACAGCCTCGGTCAGGCGCTCTCCGGTGGTGAACGCCGCCGCGTTGAAATCGCCCGCGCGCTGGCGGCAAACCCAAAATTTATTCTTCTGGATGAACCGTTTGCCGGCGTTGACCCGATCTCCGTTATCGATATCAAACGCATCATTGAGCACCTGCGCGACAGCGGTCTCGGCGTTCTGATTACCGACCATAACGTCCGTGAGACCCTCGCGGTCTGCGAACGCGCGTATATTGTCAGTCAGGGACACCTTATCGCTCATGGTACACCGCAGCAGATCCTCGAAGATGAGCAGGTTAAGCGCGTGTATCTTGGGGAAGACTTCAGACTCTGA
- the lptA gene encoding lipopolysaccharide ABC transporter substrate-binding protein LptA, with product MKFRTNKLSLKIALAGALLAASLPSLAKTGDTDQPIHIESDQQSLDMQGNVVTFTGNVVVTQGTIKINADKVVVTRPGNEKGKEVIEGFGNPATFYQMQDNGKPVKGRASKMRYELQNDYVVLTGNAYLEQLDSNIKGDKITYLVKEQKMQAFSDKGRRVTTVLVPSELQDKSGNQQKKSN from the coding sequence ATGAAATTCAGAACAAACAAACTCAGCCTTAAGATTGCGCTCGCCGGCGCGTTACTGGCCGCCAGCCTGCCGTCTCTGGCCAAGACGGGCGATACCGATCAGCCGATCCACATCGAGTCCGATCAGCAGTCGCTGGACATGCAGGGCAATGTCGTCACCTTCACCGGTAACGTGGTCGTGACCCAGGGGACGATCAAGATTAACGCGGATAAAGTGGTGGTCACCCGTCCGGGCAATGAGAAAGGCAAAGAGGTGATCGAAGGTTTTGGTAACCCGGCCACGTTCTATCAGATGCAGGATAATGGCAAACCGGTAAAAGGCCGGGCGTCGAAAATGCGCTACGAGCTGCAGAACGATTACGTCGTGCTAACCGGCAACGCTTACCTTGAGCAGCTCGACAGCAATATCAAGGGCGATAAGATCACCTATCTGGTGAAAGAGCAAAAAATGCAGGCCTTCAGCGACAAAGGTCGACGCGTCACCACCGTTCTGGTGCCGTCTGAGCTGCAGGACAAAAGCGGCAACCAGCAAAAGAAGAGTAACTAA
- the lptC gene encoding LPS export ABC transporter periplasmic protein LptC, protein MSKTRRWVIILLSLLALILIGLNLANTDDTAQPEVNPNDPTYKSEHTDTVVYSPEGALSYRLIAEHVEYFSDQEVSWFTKPVMTTFDTNKVPTWSIRADKAKLTNDRMLYLYGHVEVNALAPDSQLRKITTDNAQINLVTQDVTSDDMVTLYGTTFNSSGLKMRGNLRSKNAELIEKVRTSYEIQNKQTQP, encoded by the coding sequence ATGAGTAAAACCAGACGTTGGGTTATCATTTTACTGTCGCTGCTTGCGCTGATCCTCATCGGCCTGAATCTGGCGAATACGGACGACACGGCCCAGCCGGAGGTCAATCCCAACGACCCGACGTATAAAAGCGAACATACCGACACCGTGGTGTACAGTCCGGAAGGTGCCCTGAGCTATCGGCTGATTGCCGAACACGTGGAGTATTTTTCCGATCAGGAGGTCTCCTGGTTTACCAAACCGGTCATGACCACCTTTGATACCAATAAGGTGCCGACCTGGTCGATCAGGGCAGACAAAGCGAAGCTGACGAATGACCGGATGCTCTATCTTTACGGGCACGTTGAGGTGAATGCGCTCGCGCCGGATTCTCAACTGCGCAAAATTACGACGGATAACGCCCAAATAAATCTGGTAACGCAGGACGTTACCTCCGATGACATGGTGACGTTATACGGCACCACATTTAATTCCAGCGGCCTGAAAATGCGTGGAAACCTTCGCAGTAAAAATGCCGAGCTGATTGAAAAGGTGAGAACCTCTTATGAAATTCAGAACAAACAAACTCAGCCTTAA
- the kdsC gene encoding 3-deoxy-manno-octulosonate-8-phosphatase KdsC gives MNNADAQLATCYGPVSQTFLDRAAKIRLLILDVDGVLSDGLIYMGNQGEELKAFNVRDGYGIRCALTSGIEVAIITGRKAKLVEDRCQTLGITHLYQGQSDKLLAFRDLMDRLGVCADEVAYIGDDLIDWPVMAEVGLSVAVADAHPLLLPRADYITRINGGRGAVREVCDLLLLAQGKLDEAKGQSI, from the coding sequence ATGAATAATGCTGATGCTCAGTTAGCAACCTGCTACGGGCCGGTAAGCCAGACGTTTCTCGATCGCGCGGCGAAGATCCGTTTGCTGATCCTCGATGTCGACGGTGTATTATCCGACGGGCTTATCTATATGGGTAATCAGGGCGAGGAGCTGAAGGCGTTCAACGTCCGTGATGGCTATGGTATCCGCTGTGCGCTGACCTCGGGTATTGAAGTGGCGATTATTACCGGGCGAAAAGCTAAACTGGTAGAAGATCGCTGTCAGACGCTGGGCATCACGCATTTGTATCAGGGGCAGTCGGATAAACTGCTGGCGTTCCGCGATCTTATGGACAGACTGGGTGTGTGCGCAGACGAAGTCGCCTACATCGGTGACGATCTGATTGACTGGCCGGTGATGGCCGAAGTAGGCCTTAGCGTCGCCGTTGCGGATGCGCATCCGCTGCTGCTGCCGCGCGCCGATTACATCACCCGGATTAATGGCGGCCGTGGCGCGGTACGTGAAGTCTGCGATTTGTTACTATTGGCGCAGGGCAAGTTGGATGAGGCCAAAGGGCAATCAATATGA